One Buteo buteo chromosome 5, bButBut1.hap1.1, whole genome shotgun sequence DNA window includes the following coding sequences:
- the LOC142030924 gene encoding tumor necrosis factor receptor superfamily member 1B-like isoform X2, whose protein sequence is MNIHCLIHHSLHNAKIPALNSMRKDLINVAASALQVNIRQRAAVTLRTQSAVPVDLTHIQQSGIGLLSALPAHHPAGKDLCRIKRALRHRTESVAAHPMSTAFQKYMTPAKYVKCIKNVEKVTEFPEEGQIAQIQNVNLVLLALFHMRNLTIPAVYHIRCKSVAIPGNRMNDTVCSDSGTAVATVLPHTILNLLLTQSSASSKPEIITRPVILNSVPEMSHIIGSVAGPLLLVLIISILGYCLVSKKKALVYSPTRTEADSPFSPTEKQCDKKVRNTGSQNSSSSEQEEQHLLETSESSSSSLNNPTGSARVSVRSNKNNEKKETEGFQQQHSAAEGCKLYSGDRHNSASSEHSGNGGTQVNVTCIVKVCSPDCSSQLPEQTSSTSMDYGNAPYYSPTREEIPLSKEENPLKKGTEIKSSVENEDNLLQDLLSEEKKFPLGIQDAGMKTS, encoded by the exons gtcaATATAAGGCAGAGAGCTGCAGTCACACTGCGGACACAAAGTGCAGTCCCTGTAGACCTAACACATATACAGCAATCTGGAATCGGTCTCCTCAGTGCTTTGCCTGCTCACCACCCTGCAGGAAAG gattTGTGCAGAATCAAACGTGCACTACGTCACAGGACAGAATCTGTAGCTGCCCACCCAATGAGtactgcatttcaaaaatatatGACTCCTGCAAAATATGTAAAGTGCataaaaaatgtggaaaaggtTACCGAGTTTCCAGAAGAG GGACAGATAGCACAGATACAGAATGTAAACCTTGTCCTCCTGGCACTTTTTCACATGAGGAATCTTACGATACCAGCTGTATACCACATACG tTGTAAATCAGTGGCTATTCCAGGAAACAGAATGAATGACACTGTTTGCAGTGACTCAGGAACAGCAGTTGCCACAGTTCTACCTCACACTATTTTGAACCTGCTCCTGACCCAAAGCTCAGCTTCCAGCAAACCTGAAATAATAACTCGACCTGTCATTTTAAACTCTGTACCTGAAATGTCTCACATAATCG gatcAGTAGCAGGTCCATTGTTATTGGTCCTGATAATCAGTATTTTGGGGTATTGTTTAGTCtccaaaaaaaaag CCCTTGTATACTCTCCAacaagaacagaagcagattCG CCTTTTTCCCCTACAGAAAAGCAGTGTGacaaaaaagtaagaaatacAGGATCGCAAAACTCCAGCAGTTCTGAACAGGAGGAACAACATCTCTTGGAAACTTCTGAGTCCAGCAGTAGCTCCCTGAATAATCCAACTGGATCTGCAAGAGTCAGTGTGAGAAGTAACaagaacaatgaaaagaaagaaacagaaggattTCAGCAGCAACATTCAGCTGCAGAAGGTTGTAAGCTTTACAGCGGAGACAGACACAACTCTGCGAGTTCAG AACATTCTGGTAACGGAGGAACACAGGTGAATGTGACTTGTATTGTTAAAGTATGTAGTCCAGACTGCAGTTCCCAGTTGCCAGAACAGACTAGTTCAACTAGCATGGATTATGGAAACGCTCCCTATTATTCCCCAACAAGGGAAGAAATTCCcctttcaaaagaagaaaaccccttgaaaaaaggaactgaaattaAGAGCTCAGTGGAAAACGAGGACAATTTGCTTCAAGACttactttcagaagaaaagaagtttcCTCTGGGTATTCAAGATGCGGGGATGAAAACCAGTTAA